The genome window GCCTTCTAACAATAAACGAAGAGAGCCCTCCACCCAACAAAAGGCTTGGTCCCTCTAATCCAGCGCTTCCACCAAAACCCATGGTTATCACAGAGGCTAAAGTTTTGCTTAATGTATCTCTCAAGCTAACAAAGCCGCTTTTGAAATGATATCTTTCAATTAAAAGTTCTGTTCCGCAGCCACTCTCTTTATCTTCCGCCAAAAGTCTTACAGTTAAATATCCTCCGAGAAGGGCAATGATTGTTGAAACTAGGAGAAATGAAGAATTCCAGCTTATAATAATAAATGATAAATAGTTTAGCAATTTGTAAGTGTAGAAAAGGAGGAATATGGCTAAGCCTATTACTGAACCTAAGATTAAGGGGAGCAACCAATACTTTGCTACTTCAAAAAATCTTTCGCTGCGCAGCTTCTTAAATTCCTCTTTAACGGCAAGTAAGTACTTGAGTAGCTTAGCACGGATTAGGTTGAAATATTCGCCTTCCTCATGCTGGATAGAATTTTCAGCTTTCTTAACAACAAACCTAGTAAATGAGATGCCAGTCCTCTCAGCATGTCGCTGCAAGCTCCCGAGCATCTTCAAAATGAGATAGTATGCATAGAACACTCGATCCTTAATTTTGCGCCTCTTACCTCTATCAGGTTTCATCGCAATCATGAACAAGAAAATAATAATACAAGTATTTATAATTTAACAGTGAATCAGTGCGGGGGGTGGGATTTGAACCCACGCAGGACTACTCCATCGGAGCCTCAGTCCGACCCCTTTGACCATGCTCGGGCACCCCCGCTCTATTTGTATATCGTGAAATATGGTTTTATATTGATTTCTCAATCATTTGTTATGAGACTTGGCAGATTTAAAAAATTGCCTTTCATTTAGGTTTTGATAATAAAAAAGTTATAGAACGAATCTTTTTATCATAGCATAATAAATAGCTATGGAAAATACTGCTATCGAAAGCGCTAGGAAAACAGATATTGTTAGGATTGCTGGAAACACGCTCTGTATGCTCATGAGCGGATTTGCCAGGCTCTCGATGCTTATTCCACTGCTGCCCAGAACGACCATGTATGGATAGCGAGATCCGTCATTCATGAACTCTCCTGTTATTGCTACAGCTATGGCAAGAATACCTATATATTTTCCATATGATGGAATGGTATTTGCTCCCAGTCTCCTCATTAAATGAATTGAGGCCGCTAGAAGAACTGCAAAAAGAAAGAGCTTTACTGCTAGAACTGGCATGAATTCTCCCGAAGTTATGCTATTAGCTATATACTGAGCATTATTGGATAGAATTAGATAGTAGGCAGTTCCTGCTATTGGCTGGAGCAGGAGGAATATAGTCGCAAAGAGTAGAGCTTTTCTGGACCATAGTACATCTCTATCCATTATCATGATTGCTGCAACCATGAATGCTCCTACAGAAACAGCTGCTATTACTGTATGAGCATAGAGTCCCCAGAAAACGGGATCTGTATATGCATAAAGCAATGATGGCTGCGTTCCCTGAAGAAGAGCTGCTACTGATCTTGGAGAGGTAATTTCGGCGAATATTGTTCTGAATCCAAACGGAATTCCAAAGCCAGACAGACCCATAATGAATCCGATTATGCTGTGGAGCTTTGGACTTACCTTCCCCCATGTGTACCAAAATATTGCTATTGAAGGAACTCTTATCATTATGCTAGCAATTGATATAGCAAGGGGACCAAACAATGCGCTGGCAGCTATTGCAGTTAGGGATGGGAAGAATCCTGCTAGGAATACAGTTATCACGGTTCCCCATACACCCGAGAAGAGCTCCGTTACAACCAGCAGCCTAAATGCTCTTCTGGCAAATGCCTCTAGATTTTGATCTTTTCTAGCATAGGAAAGATATCTGTAGACGGCTACTATAATACCTACTCCGAGCGTAGTGGTTACAAAGCCTATATGTACAATAACAGCTATTCCAAGAAGGAGAAACTCGATAAATCCTGGAGTCATGAGTTCTCACCTCTTATTTTATTTAATAGCTCCCTGAAGTATTCTGAGACCTTGTCTGCGTTGAGAGCTACGTAGGCCATAGCAGCCAGACCAAGGATGTTAACAGACAGTATTATCAAAAATGCAATCAGCAGAAAAGACAGAGAATATGCAGTTGGCACAGTTGTTGCTAGCTCGCTTGGATAGAGAAGACCGTATACTGTCCATGGCTTTCTTCCAACCTCTCTTACATACCATCCTAGAACCGATGCGGTAGCTGCTCCAAGAGCTATGAGGACTGCCAAAATCAAAATGGTCCTCTCCTTTCTGCCACCGAGCAACTTATCTATTGCTCTGGAGATAGGAGAGATCAGCGGTATTCTGTAGAGGAGGCCTGCTAAAGCTAATGAGGAAAGAAGAGCGAGTATTCCTCCAGCTATCTTAGTATAGTAGAGCACATTTATTGTTGGCAAGATTGACAAGTCAACGCTAAGATCTTGCTTACAGACATCAGCTGCTGTTATGTTGAGAACTCTAGAAAGATTTTCATCCGATAGCTCTATATTTAGTAAGCCTGCAATTTGCTTAATGCTCTGAGCAGTTAAGTTATATTGTGAAGCGATTTGAGATAGGGTTTTGTTTCCCAGCAATTCGCATGAATTCTCATAATCTTTTATACCCATTATGGGATGGTTCGGATTTCCATAGGCAAGTAGGCTGACCAATGGATTGCTAATTTGCTCTACAGCTCCTTCCATCATTGAAAATTTTGTTGGATTGTATTCAACTACGGATGTTCCCATTAGATGGCCGAACAAAGTTGGTTGAAGGATCATTAGAACTAGAAAAGGAATGAAGAAGGATGCGAGTATTTTCACATATCTATCATCTTTTGTTTTATAATATCTGTAGGACCATGCTAATATGGCAATGGAAGTCCCTATTATGATGGCTGCTGTGATGTTGTGTATGGAAGACGAGATGTTGTATGGATTTTTGAGGGCAATGTAAGGATCTGTTATTAATATGCCAACTTTCTGAGCGGCAATTGGGTCTTGTAATACTGATTGAAGTGGCAACCCTGTTGCCAGCATTATGATTTTGACTGCAAGCAGCTTTGAAGGATCCATTGCTGCTGGACCGTAGTCGGGCATGAATGGATATATGCTTTCAGCAAGGTTGCCTGTTCCCCATGGAGAAACAAGCCAAGAATTTACTGAGGTAATCAGTATTCCAGAAAGAATAGCAAACGCCCAGTATGATAGTATTATCGTTAGGCTCTTTTTTGCAGAGAATTTTCCTAGGGTTACATAGAACAATATCAGAAGAGCTACCTCCATTACAAATGCTATGAGTTCCGCTGCCAATGGAGCAAATGCCGATGTGGCTATAGCAACAAGGGTTCCAGACCATATTTGAACTAGGCCGAATTCAACTAATGTTCCGGTAATAGCTCCAAGAGCGAAATTAATCATCAGTATAATTGTCGTAATTCTGGCAGCTCTCAGTAAAGACTCGTCACCAGTCCTGCTATATTTATAAAGAAGGGAAGCAATTGCAAGAGGAAAGCCAAGGGTTATTGAAACTGATATTGCATGAAAGTATATTCCTGTAGCAGAGAGATCGAGGAGACCAGCAATCTGCATTGAATTCACCTTCTTTATAAAATCAAGTCTATTGATATAAAAAATTTACTCATAGAAAAATGAAATATTACAAAGTTATTTATTTATTCGGATATTTCGCTATTTTTTATGAGAGAGTTTTATTAAAGAGCGGTTCGTTTAAAGTTGAGCATCCACATAAAGGGAGCTGTAAAAAGTATTAATAAGTTATCTTTTAAATATAAATTAATAAAATTACTTAAAAAATTGTTATTTTGTTTTACTATTTTGGAAAAGTTTTTATATATCATGTTTAATAAACTTAGAAATTGGGATAGATTATGGTTGCTTGGAAAAAATATGCATTGATCCTTGCTATAGCGGTTGGGTTTATCATAGGGATAGCTGTTGGATTTGCCTACGGAAAATCAGCAGGTGTCCTGAAGCCTCTTGGCGACTTCTTCATTAGATTGATGAGAATGATTGTGACTCCTTTAGTCATAATTACCATATCCGCAGCAGTAGCTTCGATTGCTGATCTAAGAAAGCTTGGAAAGCTGGTTTTAGGGACCTTCTTCTTCTTTATTTTGCTTTCTGCTATCGCTGCTACTTTAATGCTGTCTGCTGCCCTTGTATTTAAGCCTGGAGCAGGCGTTGGGCTAAAACCCCCTGCTGGATATACCCCGCCAACTCCTCCTAGCGTAGTTGATATATTGTTGAATTTAGTTCCAACTGATTTTGGTAATATATTGAACGTTTCAGGTCTGCTTCAGGCAATAGTGTTCTCCATTTTGCTTGGATTGGCAGTTAGCCTCGCTGGAGATAGAGGAAGGCCAGTAGCTGAAGCTCTTAATAGACTATCGGAAATTATGATCAAGTATGTTTCTATTATTATGTGGTATGCTCCAATCGGAGTATTCGGCTATGCTGCCTATGTGATAGGAACGTATGGAACCGGCATACTGGAGGCATATGGAAGATTGCTGCTTGTTGACTACACGTTCAGCTTGCTTTTCTTCTTCGTTGGATACACGATAGTTACCTGGGCATCTGGTATAAATCCGCTTGTATATTGGAGGGCAATAATAGAACCAGCAATAGTAGCCTTCACTACTAGAAGCAGTGCAGTTGCACTCCCAGTTAACTTCAGAGCAGCAAAGAGAATTGGAGTTCCTGACTATGTAGCTCAACTGGTGCTGCCTACTGGAGCTACATGCCACATGGATGGGACAGCAATGTACCAAGTTCTATCGACAATTTTCATAGCGCAGGTCTATGGCCTTGCAGTTGCCCCTGCCTTGTACCCAACCATAGTTTTGGTGGGAACTTTGGCAGCTGTTGCCACAGCAGCAGTTCCTGGAGGAGGATTGCTAATGCTTGCTATGACTGTAGGAGCAGCTGGAATGCCGCTAGAGGGTATAGCTTTGATTACAGCCATAGATCCTCTTCTGGATATGCTGAGAACAATGATAAATGCGGAAGGCGATGTGGCTGTATCCACGTTGATGAGCAGAATAATGGAAGGTCCCAGATGGTGGGAGAAAACAAAAACCTAATATTTTTTTAATTCTTCCTTTTTAAAAATACGAAGAGCTGAGGAACAAAAATAACATTTTAAAACCGCTTGTTCATTACTTTACTTTGTTGGGGCCGTCGTCTAGCTTGGCTAGGATGCCAGCCTGGGGAGCTTCCCCGGAGCCCGGATCGCTGGTGGTCCCGGGTTCAAATCCCGGCGGCCCCATCGTTTCATAGAAAAGGTGAAAGAAATGTCTGAATACAAGGGAAAGAAGAGGCCGATCGATGTAATCAAGATTTCAGATGCTGAAATACCAATAACGGAAGATCTATTGAAGATACTGAAAAAATATGTGATGACCCAGATGACACTTGAGGAACTTGCTAGAGAGCTTGGTCTGGAAAGTTGGGAGAAGGCATATGAGTTCATCAAAGCCGTGCCTGCCTGGCTGATATGGACTCCGTTCACGATGTGGGAAATAACAGAGTGATTTTTGACTTGGTAGTTGACGGCAAAGGTGGAGGCTATCTGTCATCGCTATCAGAAGCTTTGAAAAAGTATGAAATTCCCAAGGAGAGCGCTTTCATTGTTTTTAATGTCATCCAGAAGCACCCGAACAATCCTTTTATTACGCTAGTCAGCATCATTCTTTCCCAGAACACCAGTGACAGAAATGCTATGCTAGCTCTTGAGAGGATGGAAAAATACGGAATGACATCGCCGGAGGCTATATTGAAAGCTGGATACCAAAAAGTACTTGAAGCTGTTTATCCGTCCGGAATGGGCAAAATAAAAGCGAGAAGAATTCTTAACATATCCCAAATTGTCTTAGAAAATGGGGATTTTCTGGAAAAGGTCTGCGAGTTGGGGGAAAAAGGAAAAGAGCTTCTAATGCAGCTTGAAGGCGTTGGTTTAAAGACGGCAGATGTCTTCATGATTTCCTATTGCAATTATCCTTCATTTCCAGTCGATAGGCACATTGCTAGAATTACGGAGAGAATTGTTGGAAGAAAGATGAAGTATGAGGAAATTTCGAATTTTTGGAAGGAGAAATTGGGAGCATCTGACTATAAAATAGCGCACATGAAGCTGATAGCTATTGGAAGGGATATTTGCAGAAAAAGAAACCCGAAGTGCGGAATGTGCCCGCTCAGGGAATTCTGTGCTTCGAAGAGGGGGTGAAAGTCACATAGAGGAAATCAGAGGTATTCTAATAACAACAAGAACAAACAGAGAGAGAAGTGCAGAAAATGAGCTTGGAAGCTTGCTAATAAGCAGAGGAATACCCTTCAGGATGGGGGCCGAGCTTGGTAATGGAGCAGTCCTCTTTTCAACAGAATTTCCATTTAAAGCATATAGGGCAGTAATTTCTTCTCTGCTCTCTGAACCGATGAGAGTTTATCCTCTTGTTAAGCTGAAGGACCTGGAGAGAATTCTATCATTGGTGAAAATAGATAAGATGAGATGCTATTTGAGGAAAAAAATGGAAATCTGCAATGATATTGAGAATTATGCAAGGAAAATAATTGTAGGTAAGAATTTGGATAATACTCAGAGCTCTCTACATGTGATGCTGCACATACAGGGATTGGGAGTATTTTATGGATATTCCCCCATTCCAAGAGATTGTGAGAGGTACGAAATGATTTTAAAGATGAGCAACCTTCGGGGATTCTGTTCTTCATATGCAGATAAAGTATCAGCCTTGCTGTAAAGAGGAGAAATGGCGGCGGGGCCCCGCTCTTGAAAAGTAGCGGGGGGTGGATTCGAACCACCGACCTCGGGGTTCCTCCGAGGCCTCAGGCCCCTTATGAGCTTCGCGGGTTCGGGGCTACCGCCACTGCTTTATATGCATGGAAAGGATTAAAAGGTTTTACTATTTGAGAACTGTGTCATTCAAAACAGATTCAGCCCATTTCCTTCCATAGAACCTTGAGACTTCCTCGAAATTTTCCTCTACGAAAATCCTGAGGGCTTTTCTGCTCAGGACATCTGCTGCTTCGTTGTTCTCCCTTGGAATCCACTCGATTTTATATGACTTGAAATTTCTGAGAAGATTGATAGATTTGTTGTAAAGGGGGATCAGCCTGGGTGCCTTTACTCTGTATTTGCCAATGAGTTGCTTGATTACGAGCTGGGAGTCTCCTCTTATGGTAATATCTTTTTCAGAAAGATCGCTTTCAATAATTAGCTCCAGCCCTCTTATCAGAGCTGTGTACTCAGCAACGTTGTTTGAAACATTGTCTCCTCTAAATCCAGCACCTACAATTCCAAATTCTTCTTTCAGAACCTTTTTATTCTCGAAGATGACAACGCCGTATGTAGCTATCCCTCCAGGATTGATAGGCTCACACAGACCATCAAAATATAAAAGGAGACCCAAGCATTTCCACCTTAGAGCTTATAAACCGCAGTGTTTCTCTGCTTCAGCATGGGCAGCTTCCTTCTCACTTCTTCTATTTCGGAAACTTCTATGGTGATTTCTCTGTATTTTTCCCCTACACCAAGATCGTATATTACTTCTCCCATTGGACCTATGATGGTACTTCTTCCTGTAAAATTCTTTCCATACTGATTTACTATAGCTAAGAATATTGTGTTCTCATGCGCTCTGGCCCTCCCCAATACATGCAGAATTTCTTCCTTCATGTCTCCCCTATACCAACCAGAAGGAACGATCACGAGCTCAGCACCTCCTAGGGCATAAGTTCTGAATAGTTCTGGAAACCTTATGTCATAGCATATTGCTACTGAGATTTTCGTGCCTTTCAGCTCGATTATTGAAGATGGTGCGTTTCCCGGAAGCATGAATTCGGATTCTCTATAGTCGTAAGCATCAAAGAGATGAGCTTTTCTATATCTCAGCAGAATTTCTCCTTTTGGACTGAAAATCACTGCTTCATTATAGACCTTTGGTTTAGAGGCAGGAGTGAAGAGCGTTGCTAAGATGTGGACGCCTAGTTTGCTTGCCAATTCTTTTAGTGAAGAAGCAAAAGCTCCATCCAATTCTTCTGCCATCATATATATTCTATCTGGTTCATCTCCTGTAGGATTGTACATGAAATACTCTGGAGTAATAATGAGATCTGCTTCCCTCAAGTTTATTATATTATTCAACTTTTCTATGTTTTTTGCCTTATCCTTAGTGCTTTCCATCTGTACTATGCCAAGAGTTATACTTCTATTTTTCATTTTTATTCCCCGAGGAATGTTCAAAGCTTATTTTTAATTTGATCACTAAGAAAAAATCCTCGAGAATGTATAAATATTATTTGGAAAGCATGGAGTCTGATGTCCTCTCTCTCATAAAATATGAAACTTTTAGGTTGTAAATAAGCTAGTAGGGAAATACTTATTATTCCCATCCGATAGAGAAAAAGTTGTCATAACATAAACGGAAGGTATGAATTTTGAACGAAGAAAACGAATCTGAAAGAAATGTAACAAAAAAAGTTATGGAGCTAAAACAAGGCGAAAGCTCCATAACAATAAAGGGAAGGGTTCTTGAAGCAAACGAACCAAAAACCATAGAAACGAAGAAAGGGACAAGAACAATAAGTGAGGCAGTTCTAGGCGACGAAACTGGTAGAGTGAAGATGACATTGTGGGGAGATAAGGCAGGAAGCATTGAGGAAGGACAGGCTGTGAAGATAACGAACGCATGGACCACTGGATATAGAGGGAAGGTTCAACTGAATGTTGGGGCTAGCTCAGAAATAACTCAAATTGGAGATGAAGAAGTTCCCAATGCTGAGGAGATCCCCGAATCAGAGCCAGCAGCTCCTATGGAAGAGAGGAGGGGAGGCTTTGATAGGAGAGGAGGAAGGCGAGATTACAGACAAGGCGGTGGCTTCAGAAGAAGAGAATGGTGAGCTGCTAAATGAGCTATGCGGAAATAAAGGAAAAGAGATTTATGAGAAAGGGAGAAGAAGCAGGAACGAATAACGAGAACTTCTACATTACAGATGAATCTAATGTAACCTATGAGCTATCTGCAGCTGTCTATTATGTCTGGAAGCTTGCTGATGGTATCAAGACAGTTGAGGAAATAGTTAAGCAAGCCAGTTCTGAGCTGAATATGCCAGAAGAAGAGCTTCAAGAACCAATAGCTGTTATCATGCTCAAGCTGCTCGAAAATAATCTTGTTTCAGAAAGCCTTGAATAAAAATATATAAAAACCCTTGGCCTAATTTTTTTATTGGCGGGGAAAAAAAGCGGGGTAGGGCAGCCAGGTAGCCCGCGGGAGGTGCGTGGGCTACCGCCCTATGATTTTTTCCAAAAACAGAAAAAATCTAGAGCTTCTGAACTCTTATAGCTCCAACCGGACAAGATCCGGCTGCTTGTACGGCGCATTCATAGAGATCCTCGGGTATTTCTCCTTCTGAAAGTGAATCCGTCAAGTTAGTGGAGTACTTATCCACAACTCTGTTTTTGCCGTTATCGCTTCCAAGAACGAATACTTGCGGACATACTGTGGGAGCTACACCACATGCTATGCATGTATCTCTGTCAACTGTTACCTTTACTTTTGCCATTGAGTTCACCCAGATTATTTTTAAACTCGTTATATTTAAATATGCAACAATTGTTCCGAAAGTTCACATTTAAAAGTAATATCTTTCTTAGAAAAGGGATTTTTGGAAAGAGATCTATTTTGAATTGATTTGGCAAACGAGTCTCTAGCATAAAGTATTTAAATAGAATATAGTTGCAGAGAAGAGCTATTTGTTGAATAGAGTATTCTCAAGATTTTTCAAGAATTTTATGTCTCCAGCTGTCGATATAATGACGCCGCTAACAAGATCTTCTATTTTATCTAGCACATTCTTAACGGTTGAAGCATCATAGCTCGGCTGGGAAATTCTCTCTATTATGCTCAAGTTCTTCTCTGTTTTTATTATGATATATGGATAAAGCTCTATCTTCAATTCTCTGCCTCTTTCAGAAATTCTCTCGAGCTTTTCAATTTCTTCCATAGTCATTCTGAGGATCAGGAATTTTTTGAAGCCCAGTGATAGTCTCTCCAAAATTTTTTGCTCATCATATCTCATGCTTATAATTGCTCCCAGCTTTTTTTCCAATTTGTAGTTTTTTGCCAGGGATAGGGCCTCTTCGGTAGTTATCTGGCTTTTAAATCCTCTCTCATCCTTCTCACCGGAAGTAACAAAAACGGCATCAATCCCAGTTAGATTAGCTGCCGAAACAAGTGAAATGAAGGAAATTGGGTTGAGATCGCTCAGCCTAATATGAGAAAATATTTCAGCTTTGGGACACTGTTGCTTTAAAATGCTGCCTATGACAATGGAGTTTGCTGAGGGGATGCTGAGTGGAGATTCAGGAATGTCCACTCCTGAGAAGATTGATTTCTCCTCACATATGAGAGAGTTTGCCTGCTTTAGTCTCTTTTCCTCCTTTCCTAGCTCAAATGATAATTCGGCAAAAAGCTTCAAAACTCCTTCACCTTTTCCTGTAATGTGCTACACGTTTTTTGTGTAAGAAAGTATAGATATGAAATGCTTAAAAAGCTCATTATATAAGATACTAAGACTCAAGCAAGGAGGTCATTGAGGTAAAAGAAATGAAGGTTGTTCTTAGCTTTTCCGGCTCATTTCCAAGAGACGAGGGTGTCGCAAAAATTCATTCTATGAGAAAATCAGGCGAAATAGATGATACATCATTCATTGACAAAATAGCAACAAAGGAGCTGAAGCTGTTGAATTTGCTTGAAGCTCTTGGCTTCTCGCAGAGCACTGATGGAATGCTATGGTCGGATGATATAATCAATCCAGTTGTTTCCATGTCAAATGTAGGAGTTAATGGACTAGTAAGATTCTTCGATAACAATTTCTTTCTAAGAGCCCCCATTGTTAAAGAAAGTATATCGTTCAGGGAGGGAGAATATATTAATTGGATAATAAAGATCAGAGAAAAATTGAAAGAAAAGAACAAATTAGAGCTCAAAGTTGCATTTCCCGGTCCAGCTACACTTTCTCTCTTCTCTCAGAATAGCTTCTATCCTTCAAGCAAAGATCTAGTAATTGCTTGGGGAGAGAGCTTCCTCTTTCCCTTGATAGAGAGGTTGAAAAAGGAGGGATTTTCCACATTTGAGATTCATGAGCCAGCCATGACAAGCAGGAGAACTAGCAGAGAAATGAAGCAGGCTGCTTCTGAGGAATTATCGAATTTGTTTGAAAATTTCAAGACGAGCAACTTCATTTTACTAACTTACTTCGACCTCAGTTTGAGAGATTGGAATACTCTTCTGAAGGTCGTGCGACCAAACTCAATATTAGGCATAGATCTTCATGTTAGAAATTCGCGGAAGGCTGTAGAAGCTCTCTCCGAAATTGGAGAAAAGAGAATTTACATGGGTGCTCTGAATTCTAGAAATCCGATTAGAGAGAGAGCCTCATTTATCAAGAAATGGATCTTCAGAGCTCGGGACCTTGGCTTCAATGAAATTTTTGTAGGAAACAACGCACCTATGGACTTTATACCTCCAAAGTGGGCGATCAGCAAGCTAAGAAAGCTTTCAAATGTGGTTTCAGGGATGAGGTGGTAGAAATGGTGGAACTTCCTATTTTACCCATTTCTGTCATTGGTTCCTATCCAAAGCCAAAATGGCTGAGAGAGAGCATTAAGTTGAGGAAGGCAGGAAAAATAGAGGATTCCCATATGGAGGAAGCATATAGGGATGCAGTTTCCTCCGTAGTTAGAGAGCAAGAGCTGCTGGGAGTTGATATACCATCAGATGGGGAAATGAGAAGGGAGGAAATGGTAGAATATTTTGCTGAAAGAATTGAAGGGTTCAAGTTCTTCGGAAACGTCAGAGTGTGGGGAAATAACTATTTCAGGAAGCCTGGAATTGTGGGTCCATTGAAATGGAAGGGGCCTATGACAGTTGAGGAATATAAGCTTCTCAGAGAAGTCTCAACAGCAAAGGCTGTAAAGATTCCCATAACTGGACCTTATACCATAGCAGATTGGTCCTACATAATATATTATAGGAGCAAGGAAGAAGCAACCTTCGAGTTAGCTAAAATTATTAACAGAGAGCTTAAGGAGTTAGAGGGAGCAGGAGCAACATTTGTGCAAATAGATGAGCCCGCCCTAACAACACATCCTGATGAAATGGAGTGGGCAGTGGAAGCTATAAATGAGGCCGTTAGAGGAATTAACATGAAGATAGGCCTTCATGTTTGCTATTCTGATTACAGAATATTGAAACCGTTTTATGATCGATTGAAAGTATCTCAA of Fervidicoccaceae archaeon contains these proteins:
- a CDS encoding PqqD family protein; amino-acid sequence: MSYAEIKEKRFMRKGEEAGTNNENFYITDESNVTYELSAAVYYVWKLADGIKTVEEIVKQASSELNMPEEELQEPIAVIMLKLLENNLVSESLE
- a CDS encoding methionine synthase, yielding MVELPILPISVIGSYPKPKWLRESIKLRKAGKIEDSHMEEAYRDAVSSVVREQELLGVDIPSDGEMRREEMVEYFAERIEGFKFFGNVRVWGNNYFRKPGIVGPLKWKGPMTVEEYKLLREVSTAKAVKIPITGPYTIADWSYIIYYRSKEEATFELAKIINRELKELEGAGATFVQIDEPALTTHPDEMEWAVEAINEAVRGINMKIGLHVCYSDYRILKPFYDRLKVSQFALEFANRGFSDLEVVEGLGVELGFGVVDVHSRRVESPEEVEAAIMKVLKYVKPECLYINPDCGLKLLPRSIAREKLKSIKLGTDRVRRKLAENGNEKTILTNTPKCQ
- a CDS encoding cytochrome ubiquinol oxidase subunit I, translated to MQIAGLLDLSATGIYFHAISVSITLGFPLAIASLLYKYSRTGDESLLRAARITTIILMINFALGAITGTLVEFGLVQIWSGTLVAIATSAFAPLAAELIAFVMEVALLILFYVTLGKFSAKKSLTIILSYWAFAILSGILITSVNSWLVSPWGTGNLAESIYPFMPDYGPAAMDPSKLLAVKIIMLATGLPLQSVLQDPIAAQKVGILITDPYIALKNPYNISSSIHNITAAIIIGTSIAILAWSYRYYKTKDDRYVKILASFFIPFLVLMILQPTLFGHLMGTSVVEYNPTKFSMMEGAVEQISNPLVSLLAYGNPNHPIMGIKDYENSCELLGNKTLSQIASQYNLTAQSIKQIAGLLNIELSDENLSRVLNITAADVCKQDLSVDLSILPTINVLYYTKIAGGILALLSSLALAGLLYRIPLISPISRAIDKLLGGRKERTILILAVLIALGAATASVLGWYVREVGRKPWTVYGLLYPSELATTVPTAYSLSFLLIAFLIILSVNILGLAAMAYVALNADKVSEYFRELLNKIRGENS
- a CDS encoding OB-fold nucleic acid binding domain-containing protein, which translates into the protein MNEENESERNVTKKVMELKQGESSITIKGRVLEANEPKTIETKKGTRTISEAVLGDETGRVKMTLWGDKAGSIEEGQAVKITNAWTTGYRGKVQLNVGASSEITQIGDEEVPNAEEIPESEPAAPMEERRGGFDRRGGRRDYRQGGGFRRREW
- the rnhA gene encoding ribonuclease HI; the encoded protein is MGLLLYFDGLCEPINPGGIATYGVVIFENKKVLKEEFGIVGAGFRGDNVSNNVAEYTALIRGLELIIESDLSEKDITIRGDSQLVIKQLIGKYRVKAPRLIPLYNKSINLLRNFKSYKIEWIPRENNEAADVLSRKALRIFVEENFEEVSRFYGRKWAESVLNDTVLK
- a CDS encoding ferredoxin; the encoded protein is MAKVKVTVDRDTCIACGVAPTVCPQVFVLGSDNGKNRVVDKYSTNLTDSLSEGEIPEDLYECAVQAAGSCPVGAIRVQKL
- a CDS encoding cytochrome ubiquinol oxidase subunit I; translation: MTPGFIEFLLLGIAVIVHIGFVTTTLGVGIIVAVYRYLSYARKDQNLEAFARRAFRLLVVTELFSGVWGTVITVFLAGFFPSLTAIAASALFGPLAISIASIMIRVPSIAIFWYTWGKVSPKLHSIIGFIMGLSGFGIPFGFRTIFAEITSPRSVAALLQGTQPSLLYAYTDPVFWGLYAHTVIAAVSVGAFMVAAIMIMDRDVLWSRKALLFATIFLLLQPIAGTAYYLILSNNAQYIANSITSGEFMPVLAVKLFLFAVLLAASIHLMRRLGANTIPSYGKYIGILAIAVAITGEFMNDGSRYPYMVVLGSSGISIESLANPLMSIQSVFPAILTISVFLALSIAVFSIAIYYAMIKRFVL
- a CDS encoding carbon-nitrogen hydrolase family protein — translated: MKNRSITLGIVQMESTKDKAKNIEKLNNIINLREADLIITPEYFMYNPTGDEPDRIYMMAEELDGAFASSLKELASKLGVHILATLFTPASKPKVYNEAVIFSPKGEILLRYRKAHLFDAYDYRESEFMLPGNAPSSIIELKGTKISVAICYDIRFPELFRTYALGGAELVIVPSGWYRGDMKEEILHVLGRARAHENTIFLAIVNQYGKNFTGRSTIIGPMGEVIYDLGVGEKYREITIEVSEIEEVRRKLPMLKQRNTAVYKL
- a CDS encoding dicarboxylate/amino acid:cation symporter, with amino-acid sequence MVAWKKYALILAIAVGFIIGIAVGFAYGKSAGVLKPLGDFFIRLMRMIVTPLVIITISAAVASIADLRKLGKLVLGTFFFFILLSAIAATLMLSAALVFKPGAGVGLKPPAGYTPPTPPSVVDILLNLVPTDFGNILNVSGLLQAIVFSILLGLAVSLAGDRGRPVAEALNRLSEIMIKYVSIIMWYAPIGVFGYAAYVIGTYGTGILEAYGRLLLVDYTFSLLFFFVGYTIVTWASGINPLVYWRAIIEPAIVAFTTRSSAVALPVNFRAAKRIGVPDYVAQLVLPTGATCHMDGTAMYQVLSTIFIAQVYGLAVAPALYPTIVLVGTLAAVATAAVPGGGLLMLAMTVGAAGMPLEGIALITAIDPLLDMLRTMINAEGDVAVSTLMSRIMEGPRWWEKTKT